A portion of the Synechococcales cyanobacterium CNB genome contains these proteins:
- a CDS encoding leucine--tRNA ligase produces the protein MSADQPSRNADPSVPPHRYTAALADAIETRWQRRWEGEGAFRQPNPGEAGFDASRRKFYCLDMFPYPSGAGLHVGHPEGYTATDIVCRYRRMRGYNVLHPMGWDAFGLPAEQYAIQTGVHPAVTTRRAIDNFRRQLKRFGFCYDWSREFGTIDEDYYRWTQWVFLRIYESWYDTERGRARPIDELVREFESGERAPRLNPNAAEYAGAGDIGSDKPVMSWAEMHDDTRRMIVDSYRLAYVGVQTVNWCPRLGTALANEEVIDGRSERGGFPVFRKPLRQWMFRITAYAERLLRGLESVDWPESTRTQQAEWIGRSEGAEVEFPILGREGDRTGESLRVFTTRPDTIFGATYMVVAPEHPLVDAALDYPGAETDVDALRGYVLAARNRSDVERQESREKTGVFTGVYAINPATGGRIPVWTADYVLMGYGTGAIMAVPGQDQRDWDFARAFGLPIVRTVQPPPGFGDGPYLGDGPAINSGFLDGLCIAEAKQRIIAWLEERGVGRRRVNYRLRDWLFSRQRYWGEPFPIVWDERGRHHAVADDALPVRLPELADYQPIESDEPVPLLAKATAWLRTTAGEAGVRGLPPDAPVTRETNTMPGWAGSCWYYLRYCDPHNADRFVGEAAERYWMKGRTAEGRYRGGEDGAGGVDLYIGGAEHAVLHLLYARFWHKVLFDLGLVSTDEPFARLFHQGLILSHAYQREDKTLVPVDEVEERGEGVFVERASGRPVAQIVAKMSKSLRNVINPDDVIAEYGADTFRLYEMYMGPLEAAKPWNPRDITGLFRFLQRAWRLIIDEETGEPRLVGDADAGGTQDPAVEKLLHRTVAKVGADVERLAFNTAIAAMIEFVNSATTACGLTRSQADRFARVLAPFAPHLAEELWSRLGGRGFVSHASWPEYDESMLRDDEVEIAVQIAGKVRAKVIVPADADAARIESIALADAKVREAIAGRAVRKVIVVPGRLVNVVVG, from the coding sequence ATGAGCGCCGATCAACCGAGCCGGAATGCCGACCCATCCGTCCCGCCGCACCGCTATACGGCCGCGCTCGCGGATGCGATCGAGACTCGGTGGCAGCGGCGCTGGGAGGGGGAAGGGGCGTTCCGCCAGCCGAACCCCGGCGAGGCGGGGTTCGACGCCTCGCGTCGCAAGTTCTACTGCCTCGACATGTTTCCGTATCCTTCCGGCGCGGGGCTGCACGTCGGTCACCCGGAGGGGTACACGGCGACGGACATAGTGTGTCGTTACCGGCGGATGCGCGGCTACAACGTGCTGCACCCGATGGGATGGGATGCGTTCGGACTGCCGGCGGAGCAGTACGCGATCCAGACGGGGGTTCACCCCGCCGTCACGACGCGCCGTGCGATCGACAACTTCCGTCGGCAGTTGAAGCGGTTCGGGTTCTGCTACGACTGGTCTCGAGAGTTCGGTACGATCGACGAGGACTACTACCGCTGGACGCAGTGGGTCTTCCTTCGCATCTACGAGTCCTGGTACGACACGGAGCGGGGGCGCGCCAGGCCGATCGACGAACTCGTGCGTGAGTTCGAGTCGGGCGAGCGTGCGCCGCGGCTGAATCCGAACGCTGCGGAGTACGCCGGCGCGGGCGACATCGGCTCTGACAAGCCGGTGATGTCGTGGGCGGAGATGCACGACGACACGCGGCGCATGATCGTCGATTCCTACCGCCTCGCGTACGTGGGCGTGCAGACGGTGAACTGGTGCCCGAGGCTCGGCACCGCGCTGGCCAACGAGGAGGTGATCGACGGGCGCAGCGAGCGGGGGGGATTCCCCGTCTTCCGCAAGCCGCTTCGGCAGTGGATGTTCCGCATCACGGCCTACGCCGAGCGTCTGTTGCGCGGGCTGGAGAGCGTGGACTGGCCCGAGAGCACGCGCACGCAGCAGGCCGAGTGGATCGGTCGATCGGAAGGGGCGGAGGTCGAGTTCCCGATCCTGGGCAGGGAGGGGGATCGGACGGGCGAGTCCCTGCGTGTCTTCACGACCCGCCCGGACACGATCTTCGGGGCGACGTACATGGTGGTCGCGCCCGAGCACCCGCTGGTGGACGCTGCACTCGACTACCCAGGCGCGGAGACGGACGTCGACGCTCTGCGCGGCTACGTGCTGGCGGCGCGCAATCGCTCGGACGTCGAGCGCCAGGAGAGCAGGGAGAAGACGGGCGTCTTCACGGGGGTTTACGCGATCAACCCTGCGACAGGCGGGCGCATCCCGGTCTGGACGGCGGACTACGTGCTGATGGGGTACGGCACGGGCGCGATCATGGCGGTGCCCGGCCAGGACCAGCGCGACTGGGACTTTGCACGGGCATTCGGGCTGCCGATCGTGCGGACCGTGCAGCCCCCCCCCGGTTTCGGCGACGGGCCGTACCTCGGGGACGGGCCGGCGATCAACTCGGGCTTCCTGGACGGCCTGTGCATCGCGGAGGCGAAGCAGCGCATCATCGCGTGGCTGGAGGAGAGGGGCGTCGGGCGAAGGCGAGTGAACTACCGTCTGCGCGACTGGCTGTTCAGCCGGCAGCGTTACTGGGGCGAGCCGTTCCCGATCGTGTGGGACGAGCGGGGCCGGCACCACGCGGTGGCGGACGATGCGCTGCCCGTTCGTCTGCCGGAGCTTGCGGACTACCAGCCGATCGAGAGCGACGAGCCGGTGCCGCTGCTCGCCAAGGCGACCGCCTGGCTTCGCACGACGGCTGGCGAGGCGGGCGTGCGTGGGCTTCCGCCGGATGCGCCGGTGACGCGTGAGACGAACACGATGCCGGGCTGGGCCGGCTCGTGCTGGTACTACCTGCGTTACTGCGACCCGCACAACGCGGATCGCTTCGTGGGCGAGGCGGCGGAGCGGTACTGGATGAAAGGGAGAACAGCGGAGGGGCGGTACCGCGGCGGAGAGGATGGAGCCGGCGGCGTCGATCTCTACATCGGCGGCGCGGAGCACGCGGTGCTGCACCTGCTCTACGCGCGCTTCTGGCATAAGGTGCTGTTCGACCTCGGCCTGGTATCGACCGATGAGCCTTTTGCCAGGCTCTTCCACCAGGGGCTGATCCTGAGCCACGCCTACCAGCGTGAGGACAAGACGCTCGTTCCCGTGGACGAGGTCGAGGAGCGGGGCGAGGGGGTGTTCGTTGAGCGGGCGTCGGGCAGGCCGGTGGCGCAGATTGTCGCGAAGATGTCCAAGAGCCTGCGCAACGTGATCAACCCGGACGACGTGATTGCGGAGTACGGGGCGGATACGTTCCGGCTGTACGAGATGTACATGGGACCGCTGGAGGCCGCCAAGCCATGGAACCCTCGCGACATCACGGGCCTGTTCCGCTTTCTGCAGCGCGCGTGGCGGCTCATCATCGACGAGGAGACCGGTGAGCCGCGGCTGGTCGGCGACGCCGATGCGGGCGGGACGCAAGACCCGGCGGTCGAGAAACTCCTGCACCGCACGGTCGCGAAGGTCGGGGCGGACGTCGAGCGTCTGGCGTTCAACACCGCCATCGCTGCGATGATCGAGTTCGTGAACTCGGCGACGACCGCGTGCGGGCTGACGCGGAGCCAGGCCGACCGTTTCGCGCGTGTGCTTGCGCCGTTCGCGCCGCACCTGGCGGAGGAGTTGTGGAGCCGCCTTGGGGGACGGGGGTTCGTCTCGCACGCGTCGTGGCCCGAGTACGACGAGTCGATGCTGCGCGACGACGAGGTGGAGATCGCGGTGCAGATCGCGGGCAAGGTGCGGGCGAAGGTGATCGTTCCCGCCGACGCGGACGCGGCGCGCATCGAGTCGATCGCGCTCGCGGACGCGAAGGTGCGTGAGGCGATCGCCGGCCGCGCCGTGCGCAAGGTGATCGTCGTTCCGGGCCGACTCGTGAACGTGGTCGTGGGGTGA
- a CDS encoding bifunctional folylpolyglutamate synthase/dihydrofolate synthase, which produces MRSDRGERASSRRAAFGCKSLRRRGKRSRRAKCEDRASTGGLCGLESAAMPRTSSAAGKAPGRSSGQSAASVKARIRRPKRFASYQTALKYLNESVNVERMRPANVDRGVFRLDRMRAMMEALGNPERDVRCVHVAGSKGKGSTAEMLASCLSSCGYTTGIYTSPHLTDVRERVRINNQWIDEDEFTGALGAAAAAAEAVEARHGRATYFELLTALALRFFAERAVDAAVLEVGLGGRLDSTNVVTPEVCILTAIQLEHTRLLGSTLAEIAREKAGIMKPGVTAITFPQSDEVMGVFREEAERIGAPLRVLGKEIDFSYRLEATPELGPHARVCLSSPRTTYEHLAVPLKGEHQALNCGLALAALDHLRDRGFDTPERQVALGLAATPANGRLEQVWSSPRILIDGAHTPDSLHALVRAIGTHVRYDSMVMIFGCASDKNVDGMLARIGLGADKIIFTRSSDNPRACDPAELQRRFAEKSPKMTQVEPSLKDAINTAYRAVGRDDLILVTGSFYLAGEAKRLLAEAAARRKPGQQVEAKG; this is translated from the coding sequence ATGCGGTCCGATCGGGGTGAGCGTGCTTCGTCCCGGCGGGCGGCGTTTGGCTGCAAGTCCTTGCGGCGCCGCGGAAAGCGATCGCGCCGGGCGAAGTGTGAAGATCGCGCTTCGACGGGGGGGTTGTGCGGCTTAGAATCTGCCGCTATGCCCCGAACCTCCAGCGCCGCCGGGAAAGCCCCGGGGCGATCGTCCGGACAGTCGGCCGCGTCCGTGAAAGCCCGCATCCGCCGCCCGAAGCGGTTCGCGAGCTACCAGACCGCGCTGAAGTACCTGAACGAGAGCGTGAACGTCGAGCGGATGCGTCCTGCGAACGTGGACCGCGGTGTCTTTCGCCTGGACCGCATGCGCGCGATGATGGAGGCGCTGGGCAATCCTGAGCGTGACGTTCGGTGCGTTCACGTCGCGGGGAGCAAGGGCAAAGGCTCGACGGCCGAGATGCTCGCGTCGTGTCTCTCCTCGTGCGGCTACACGACCGGCATCTACACCAGCCCGCACCTGACGGACGTGCGTGAGCGTGTTCGGATCAACAACCAGTGGATCGACGAGGACGAGTTCACGGGCGCGCTGGGCGCGGCGGCGGCGGCGGCGGAGGCGGTCGAGGCGAGGCACGGTCGGGCAACGTACTTCGAACTCCTGACCGCGCTGGCGCTGCGGTTCTTCGCGGAGCGTGCGGTGGACGCGGCCGTGCTCGAGGTCGGGCTGGGCGGTCGGCTCGACTCGACGAACGTGGTGACGCCCGAGGTGTGCATCCTGACGGCGATCCAGCTCGAGCACACGCGGCTGCTCGGCTCGACGCTGGCGGAGATCGCGCGCGAGAAGGCGGGCATCATGAAGCCCGGGGTGACGGCGATTACCTTCCCGCAGAGCGACGAGGTGATGGGCGTCTTCCGCGAGGAGGCGGAGCGAATCGGCGCGCCGCTGCGAGTTCTCGGCAAGGAGATCGATTTTTCCTACCGTCTCGAGGCGACGCCGGAACTCGGCCCGCACGCGAGGGTCTGCCTGTCCTCGCCGCGGACGACGTACGAGCACTTGGCGGTGCCGCTGAAGGGCGAGCATCAGGCGCTGAACTGCGGCTTGGCGCTCGCGGCGCTGGACCACCTGCGTGACCGGGGGTTCGACACGCCGGAGCGCCAGGTGGCGCTGGGTCTGGCGGCGACGCCCGCGAACGGGCGGCTTGAGCAGGTGTGGTCCTCCCCGCGCATCCTGATCGACGGTGCGCACACGCCGGACAGCCTGCACGCGCTGGTGCGGGCGATCGGGACGCACGTTCGCTACGACTCGATGGTGATGATCTTCGGGTGCGCATCGGACAAGAACGTGGACGGGATGCTGGCGAGGATCGGGCTCGGTGCGGACAAGATCATCTTTACGCGGTCGTCCGACAACCCCCGGGCCTGCGACCCCGCGGAGTTGCAGCGGCGTTTCGCGGAGAAAAGCCCGAAGATGACGCAGGTGGAGCCTTCGCTGAAGGACGCGATCAACACGGCGTACCGGGCCGTGGGGCGTGACGACCTGATCCTGGTCACCGGCTCGTTCTACCTGGCTGGTGAGGCGAAGCGTCTGCTCGCGGAGGCCGCGGCGAGGCGCAAGCCCGGTCAGCAGGTGGAGGCCAAGGGCTGA
- a CDS encoding pyridoxine 5'-phosphate synthase, whose product MIQLGVNIDHVATVRQARYRGVPPEQGEPDPVRAAHEAELGGADGITMHLREDRRHIQDRDVELLRRLVAVKVNLEMAATDEMVEIARGIRPDTAMLVPEGRTEVTTEGGLDVAGQSARMKEVVARLRGAGMLVSAFIDADDRQVDAAAAAGFDVCEVHTGPYAHAFAECGGDFRRGLLRSELERVAHAGARIRHAGMRFNAGHALNYVNVGPIAALPGVEELHIGHAIVSRAVFVGLREAVREMKAVMALHAVRSG is encoded by the coding sequence ATGATCCAACTCGGCGTCAACATCGACCACGTCGCCACCGTCCGGCAGGCACGCTACCGCGGCGTGCCGCCCGAGCAGGGCGAGCCGGACCCGGTCCGCGCGGCCCACGAGGCCGAACTCGGCGGGGCCGACGGCATCACCATGCACCTGCGCGAGGACCGCCGCCACATCCAGGACCGCGACGTCGAACTCCTGCGCCGCCTCGTCGCGGTGAAGGTCAACCTCGAGATGGCGGCCACGGACGAGATGGTTGAGATCGCCCGGGGGATCCGCCCCGACACCGCCATGCTCGTCCCCGAGGGGCGCACCGAGGTCACGACCGAGGGCGGGCTGGACGTGGCGGGGCAGTCGGCCCGGATGAAGGAGGTCGTCGCGCGGCTGCGCGGCGCGGGGATGCTGGTGTCTGCCTTCATCGACGCGGACGACCGGCAGGTGGACGCCGCGGCGGCGGCCGGGTTCGACGTGTGCGAGGTGCATACCGGGCCGTATGCGCACGCCTTCGCGGAGTGCGGGGGCGACTTTCGGCGCGGCTTGCTGCGTTCGGAGCTCGAGCGTGTGGCGCACGCGGGCGCGCGCATCCGGCACGCCGGGATGCGGTTCAACGCCGGGCACGCGTTGAACTACGTGAACGTGGGGCCGATCGCCGCGCTCCCGGGAGTGGAGGAGTTGCACATCGGGCACGCGATCGTGAGCCGGGCGGTCTTTGTGGGCTTGCGGGAGGCGGTGCGTGAGATGAAGGCGGTGATGGCGCTTCATGCGGTCCGATCGGGGTGA
- a CDS encoding prepilin-type N-terminal cleavage/methylation domain-containing protein, with amino-acid sequence MRPTRTSPVRARGLAFRRGFSLPELVVVLGVLTILVGLLLPSVRQTWHQGRLTSLLGEIQQQAALVEMYGNEHNDLYPFAAFDTVGACSAKWYETLKREGMIDDRAAERASVFQLSLCMVYDARRMEPGNTPDQNVWDESPVPVYRRQTRLPASKGMLGWFFTWSKRSNSPPRWCCLPDSSPGPVAMADGSALIGRWMDFLPGGEFVYDDVSNIGFPVMTTWYGVEGRDR; translated from the coding sequence ATGCGGCCGACCCGGACCAGCCCGGTTCGTGCACGAGGCCTTGCCTTTCGGCGCGGCTTCTCCCTCCCCGAACTCGTTGTTGTCCTCGGCGTGCTGACGATCCTGGTCGGCCTGCTGCTGCCGTCGGTTCGACAGACCTGGCACCAGGGGCGTCTGACCTCCCTGCTCGGCGAGATCCAGCAGCAGGCGGCCCTGGTCGAGATGTACGGCAACGAGCACAACGACCTGTACCCATTCGCGGCGTTCGACACCGTCGGCGCGTGCTCCGCCAAATGGTACGAGACGCTCAAGCGGGAGGGCATGATCGACGACCGTGCGGCGGAGCGAGCCTCCGTCTTCCAACTCTCGCTCTGCATGGTCTACGACGCGCGCCGCATGGAGCCGGGCAATACGCCCGACCAGAACGTGTGGGATGAGTCGCCGGTGCCCGTGTATCGCCGCCAGACGCGCCTGCCGGCCTCCAAGGGGATGCTCGGCTGGTTCTTCACCTGGTCGAAGCGCAGCAACTCGCCGCCGCGCTGGTGCTGTCTTCCGGACAGTTCGCCCGGCCCCGTCGCCATGGCCGACGGGAGCGCGCTGATCGGCCGGTGGATGGACTTTCTGCCCGGCGGCGAGTTCGTGTACGACGATGTCAGCAACATCGGGTTCCCCGTGATGACCACGTGGTACGGCGTCGAAGGACGCGACCGATAG
- a CDS encoding DUF2089 domain-containing protein, with protein sequence MAVEIDKSVESHPLCRLPREDLDLVAELVLASGSLKAVAEAYGVSYPTIRGRVDRVIERLRMVLEDRKPDPVTDLLADLVARGELTGATARRIRDAVREARKTGHERPRPEELGSEGMNG encoded by the coding sequence ATGGCTGTCGAGATTGATAAATCCGTCGAGTCACACCCCCTCTGCCGGCTGCCGCGGGAGGACCTGGACCTGGTGGCGGAGTTGGTGCTGGCGTCGGGGTCGCTGAAGGCGGTTGCTGAGGCGTACGGGGTGAGTTACCCCACGATCCGGGGGCGGGTGGACCGGGTGATCGAGCGGCTGCGGATGGTGCTCGAAGACCGCAAGCCGGACCCGGTGACGGACCTGCTGGCGGACCTGGTAGCCAGGGGGGAACTGACGGGGGCGACGGCGAGGCGGATTCGAGATGCGGTGCGCGAGGCGAGGAAGACGGGGCATGAAAGGCCCCGCCCCGAGGAACTGGGTTCCGAGGGAATGAACGGATGA
- a CDS encoding type II secretion system protein codes for MIVVLGIVMVLIGLLLPSLAAARERSRMTRLAVTARSNALAVVAYAGDHDDVYPIASADVGNAMLDWDDPLIAEGILPSKAAVDPDGVREHGGPKFALSGALVHPSRFLEPGATLPIDLAKASPIRQSEVAYPSQKGMMVRWLFVRDGVHTFWTWNPYDRPIAPVAWTDGHVSEHRCTDFALAYPYFENWVGHPVVSTWLGTKGADRLALE; via the coding sequence TTGATCGTTGTTCTCGGCATTGTGATGGTGCTGATCGGTCTGCTCCTGCCGTCACTCGCCGCGGCGCGTGAGCGGTCTCGAATGACGCGACTGGCGGTCACGGCGAGAAGCAATGCCCTTGCCGTGGTCGCCTACGCGGGCGACCACGACGACGTGTATCCGATCGCATCAGCCGACGTAGGAAACGCGATGCTCGACTGGGACGATCCCCTCATCGCGGAGGGCATTCTTCCGTCCAAGGCAGCGGTCGATCCGGACGGCGTTCGCGAGCATGGCGGACCGAAGTTCGCCCTGTCGGGCGCTCTTGTGCATCCGTCACGCTTCTTGGAACCTGGCGCCACCCTGCCGATCGACCTCGCGAAGGCCTCGCCGATCCGCCAGTCCGAGGTCGCGTATCCGTCACAGAAAGGCATGATGGTCCGCTGGCTGTTCGTGCGCGACGGAGTCCACACCTTCTGGACGTGGAATCCCTACGACCGACCGATCGCGCCCGTGGCCTGGACGGATGGGCACGTGTCCGAGCATCGATGCACGGACTTTGCCCTGGCGTACCCGTACTTCGAGAACTGGGTCGGTCATCCGGTCGTGAGCACGTGGCTCGGGACAAAGGGCGCCGACAGACTTGCGCTCGAATGA
- a CDS encoding ATP-dependent Clp protease adaptor ClpS — protein MSETPTAVRTLPRAADKPETKRPRPWNVVLLDDDQHSYEYVIAMMQRLFGHPKERAFQIARRVDTQGRAVVLTTHREHAELKVQQIHGFGADPFIASCQGSMSAVLEPADLDGGDDARR, from the coding sequence ATGAGCGAGACCCCGACCGCCGTCCGGACGCTCCCCCGGGCGGCCGACAAGCCCGAGACGAAGCGGCCGCGCCCGTGGAACGTCGTGCTGCTCGACGACGATCAGCACTCGTACGAGTACGTGATCGCGATGATGCAGCGGCTCTTCGGGCACCCGAAGGAGCGAGCGTTCCAGATCGCCAGGCGCGTGGACACGCAGGGCCGAGCCGTGGTGCTGACGACCCACCGCGAGCACGCCGAACTGAAGGTGCAGCAGATTCACGGCTTCGGCGCGGACCCGTTCATCGCGTCGTGCCAGGGTTCGATGTCGGCGGTGCTGGAGCCGGCGGACCTGGACGGGGGTGACGACGCGCGGCGGTGA
- a CDS encoding serine/threonine protein kinase — protein MSEERAARVKAVFLGALDASPADRGMYLDRECGGDAELRREVEELLAHESGGGFLTPPESGVSLGAFAAPPGAEGLGPGDRIDRYALVERLGEGGFGVVYLAEQTEPVRRRVALKVIKPGMDSRAVIARFEAERQALAVMDHPNVARVLDAGATERGLPYFVMEHVPGEPITAYCDGRSLPVRARLGLFIDVCEAVQHAHLKGIIHRDIKPGNILVHDGERGPVVKVIDFGVAKALAPTPTRVTLFTEQGQLIGTPEYMSPEQAALGAVDIDTRTDVYSLGVVLYELLSGSLPFDGERLRSGGLDEVRRTVREVEPPRPSERLSRGSAGAAESARRRQTAPNELAGLLRRELEWIPLKAMRKDRAERYRTPSEMADDIRNYLAGRSLLAGPESAPYRVRKFVRRNRAGVIAASAMAALLLGGIAGTGYGLVRAEARRIDAVEALDRARDAEQESAARARDLEQVAAFQAAQLSSIDAAAMGDRIRERIVEERARSLGARGMDEEGVREAVRGLEGELAGVNFTGVALDTLSEQVFGRALAAIDAQFGEQPLVRARLLQTAASTMREVGLHEAALAPQTAALDVRRERLGAEHPETLASMNSLGLLLHSRGLLFEAESLYRDALAGRERVLGADHPDTLSTRTSLGVLLWMMGRHEDGVRLARDTVADLRRTAGVDHPDTLAAIGNLGGMLHLLGDLDGAEPHLRESAEGYRRVLGEAHLSTLIAASNHGRLLLDQGRVSEAEACLRGVVETSRRALGDTHPATLTSINNLGGMLWSLGRLDEAEVCFREAIDLGVRSMGESHPDTLNSIHNMGGLLWEMGRPDEAEGHFRRALDGFRSTLGVDHPETLNVLGVLCRLLAETGRQEEAEALSAEFGERTGE, from the coding sequence ATGAGTGAGGAGCGCGCCGCGAGAGTGAAGGCCGTGTTTCTCGGCGCGCTGGACGCGTCGCCGGCGGATCGGGGCATGTACCTTGACCGCGAGTGCGGGGGCGATGCGGAACTCCGCCGTGAGGTGGAGGAACTGCTGGCGCACGAGAGCGGTGGCGGATTCCTGACGCCGCCGGAGAGCGGCGTCTCGCTCGGTGCGTTCGCGGCGCCGCCGGGTGCGGAGGGGCTGGGACCGGGCGACCGGATCGACCGCTACGCGCTCGTCGAGCGTCTGGGCGAGGGCGGGTTCGGGGTGGTGTATCTCGCGGAGCAGACGGAGCCGGTGCGGCGTCGTGTCGCGCTGAAGGTCATCAAACCGGGCATGGACTCGCGGGCGGTGATCGCCCGGTTCGAGGCGGAGCGGCAAGCGCTTGCGGTGATGGACCACCCGAACGTTGCGCGTGTGCTGGACGCGGGCGCGACGGAGCGGGGCCTGCCGTACTTCGTGATGGAGCACGTTCCGGGTGAGCCGATCACGGCGTACTGCGACGGGCGTTCTCTGCCGGTGCGTGCCCGGCTGGGGCTGTTCATCGACGTGTGCGAGGCGGTGCAGCACGCGCACCTGAAGGGGATCATCCACCGGGACATCAAGCCCGGGAACATTCTCGTGCACGACGGGGAGCGGGGGCCGGTGGTGAAGGTGATCGACTTCGGCGTCGCCAAGGCGCTCGCCCCGACGCCGACGCGCGTGACGCTCTTCACCGAGCAGGGGCAGCTGATCGGCACGCCTGAATACATGAGTCCCGAGCAGGCGGCGTTGGGGGCGGTGGACATCGACACGCGTACGGACGTGTATTCGCTCGGCGTCGTGCTGTACGAGTTGCTCTCCGGGTCGTTGCCGTTTGACGGGGAGCGGCTGCGGAGCGGCGGGCTGGACGAGGTGCGTCGCACGGTCCGCGAGGTGGAGCCGCCGAGGCCGAGCGAGCGGCTCTCGCGCGGGTCGGCCGGCGCGGCGGAGAGCGCGCGCCGGCGGCAGACCGCGCCGAACGAACTCGCCGGGCTGCTGCGGCGCGAGCTGGAGTGGATTCCGTTGAAGGCGATGCGGAAGGACCGCGCAGAGCGGTACCGGACGCCGAGCGAGATGGCGGACGACATCCGCAACTACCTCGCAGGCCGGAGCCTGTTGGCCGGGCCGGAGTCGGCTCCGTACCGGGTGCGGAAGTTCGTCCGCCGGAACCGTGCGGGAGTGATCGCGGCGTCTGCGATGGCGGCGTTGCTCCTGGGCGGGATCGCGGGGACGGGGTACGGTCTTGTGCGAGCCGAGGCGCGCCGCATCGACGCGGTCGAGGCGCTCGACCGGGCGAGGGACGCGGAGCAGGAGTCGGCGGCTCGGGCGCGCGACCTCGAGCAGGTGGCGGCGTTCCAGGCGGCGCAGTTGAGCAGCATCGACGCCGCCGCGATGGGTGATCGCATCCGCGAGCGGATCGTCGAGGAGCGTGCGCGGTCGCTCGGCGCGCGGGGCATGGATGAGGAAGGTGTGCGTGAAGCGGTTCGAGGGCTTGAGGGCGAGCTGGCGGGCGTGAACTTCACGGGCGTCGCGCTCGACACGCTCTCGGAGCAGGTCTTCGGGCGCGCCCTGGCCGCGATCGACGCGCAGTTCGGCGAGCAGCCGCTGGTGCGGGCGAGGCTGTTGCAGACGGCGGCGAGCACGATGCGCGAGGTCGGCCTGCACGAGGCCGCACTGGCGCCGCAGACGGCCGCGCTGGACGTCCGGCGCGAGCGGCTGGGGGCGGAGCACCCGGAGACGCTCGCGTCGATGAACAGCCTTGGCCTGCTGCTGCACTCGCGCGGGTTGCTCTTCGAGGCCGAGTCTTTGTACCGCGACGCGCTGGCCGGTCGTGAGCGCGTGCTCGGCGCGGACCATCCGGACACGCTGAGCACGCGGACGAGCCTCGGCGTGCTGCTGTGGATGATGGGCCGGCACGAGGACGGCGTCCGGCTCGCGCGCGACACGGTGGCCGACCTGCGCCGCACCGCAGGCGTGGACCACCCGGACACGCTGGCCGCGATCGGGAACCTCGGGGGCATGTTGCACCTGCTGGGCGATCTTGACGGTGCGGAGCCGCACCTGCGCGAGTCGGCGGAGGGGTACCGGCGCGTGCTCGGCGAGGCGCACCTGTCCACGCTGATCGCGGCGAGCAACCACGGTCGGCTGCTGCTCGACCAGGGGCGCGTGAGCGAGGCCGAGGCGTGCCTGCGCGGCGTGGTCGAGACGAGCCGTCGCGCGCTGGGCGACACGCACCCCGCGACGCTCACCTCGATCAACAACCTCGGGGGCATGTTGTGGTCGCTGGGCCGACTCGACGAGGCGGAGGTGTGCTTCCGCGAGGCGATCGACCTCGGAGTGAGGAGCATGGGCGAGTCGCACCCGGACACGCTGAACTCGATCCACAACATGGGGGGGCTGCTGTGGGAGATGGGCCGACCGGATGAGGCGGAGGGGCACTTCCGGCGGGCGCTCGACGGCTTTCGGAGCACGCTCGGCGTCGACCACCCGGAGACGCTCAACGTGCTGGGCGTGCTCTGCCGCTTGCTGGCGGAAACCGGGCGTCAGGAGGAGGCCGAGGCCCTCTCCGCCGAGTTCGGCGAGCGGACCGGGGAGTAG
- a CDS encoding sigma-70 family RNA polymerase sigma factor: MDPGERHAVTVVLAQLRAGDEGAHARLLPLVYEELRVLARSRMSGLAPGQTLQPTALVHEAYMKLLGPGGVQPAWESRAHFFGAAARAMRNILVEHARARLTAKRGGGSRGAALDEATAAAIETPVEDMVALDDALRRLESNDPGAHEVVMLRFFAGLSEEQAAEVMGVSPRTVRREWAYGRSWLRRELQVHDEDGGTTDE; encoded by the coding sequence ATGGACCCGGGGGAGCGTCACGCGGTCACGGTGGTGCTGGCGCAGCTCCGGGCTGGGGACGAGGGGGCGCACGCGCGTCTGTTGCCGCTGGTGTACGAGGAACTGCGTGTGCTGGCGCGTTCCCGCATGTCGGGGCTGGCGCCGGGGCAGACGCTGCAACCGACCGCGCTGGTGCACGAGGCGTACATGAAGTTGCTGGGGCCGGGAGGCGTGCAGCCGGCGTGGGAGAGCCGTGCGCACTTCTTCGGTGCGGCGGCCCGCGCGATGCGGAACATCCTCGTCGAGCACGCGCGCGCCCGGCTGACGGCGAAGCGCGGCGGAGGCTCGCGGGGCGCCGCGCTGGACGAGGCGACGGCCGCGGCGATCGAGACGCCCGTGGAGGACATGGTCGCGCTGGACGATGCGTTGCGGCGGCTGGAGTCGAACGACCCCGGTGCGCACGAGGTGGTGATGCTACGGTTCTTCGCGGGCCTGAGCGAGGAGCAGGCGGCGGAGGTCATGGGGGTGTCGCCGCGGACGGTGCGGCGTGAGTGGGCGTACGGGCGGTCGTGGCTGCGTCGTGAGCTGCAGGTGCACGACGAGGACGGGGGCACGACGGATGAGTGA